The sequence below is a genomic window from Streptosporangium lutulentum.
CGGGGCCCACGCTCACGCCGGGCGTCGCGACGTTCATCGCCGATCGTGTCGGGGCGGACGTCCCGTTCGAGGAGGCCGAACGGCGTTTCATGGCCGAGGAGCGCCCCGGCTCGCTCCTGCGGCGGTTGATCCGGCCCGAGGAGATCGCCGGCCTGGTCCACTACGCCGGCTCGGACGCCGGCTCGGCCACCACCGGCGCCGCGCTGCGGGTCGACGGCGGCCTGGTGCCCACCGTCATCCCCTGACCGGCCGCCGTCACGGGGGGGCGCTCCAGACGTTCCGGACACGGTACGGCCCGCCGGACGGCACCCCCCGCGGGCCGTCACCCCGGCGGGGCCGCGGGCGTGCGACGCTGTGGGGATGAAGGTCGTGGCCCTGTCCGACACCCACGCGCCCCGGCGGTGGAGATCATGCCCGCCGCGCGTGGCCGAGCATCTCCGGGACGCCGACGTGATCCTGCACGCCGGTGACGTCTGCGTCGCCGGGGTGCTCGACGAGCTCGCCGCCTACGCGCCGGTCCACGTGGTCAAGGGCAACAACGACGGGCCCGACGTGGTCGCGCCGGAGACGCTCGAACTCGATCTCGGCGGGCTGCGCGTGGCGATGATCCACGACAGCGGTGCGGCGCCGGGGCGGCCGGCCCGGATGCGGCGCCGGTTCCCCGGGGCCGACCTGGTGGTCTTCGGGCACTCTCACATCCCCCTCGACCACAGCGAGAACGGCCTGCGCATCTTCAACCCGGGATCACCCACCGACCGCCGCCGCCAGCCCCACGGCACCCTGGGCCTGTTGCTGATCGAGGACGGCCGTCTCCTCGACGCCAGGATCGTCCCGGTCACCTGAGCGGCGGGCTTCCCGGCCGCCCGCGCCCGCCGAGCCGTCCGGTTCGCGAGGCGGAGCGGTGTTCACCGAGCTCACGGGTAGGCTCCCGGACGGACGATCATGAGGACCACGACGGTCGCCCACAGCAGGTTGTAGATTCCGGCGAGCATGCTCAGGGTGCGCAGCCGCCCGCCGTCGTCGGGGTCGGCGAGGGCGTCCCGTTGACGCGGACAGATGTACAGGGCGAGCAGCCCGCCCGCGCCGGCGGTGAGGATCATGGCGATGTTGATCCAGATCTCGCCCATCCGGCCCTGGACGAGGGCCAGGGCGATCCCCACGACGGGCACGACGACGCCGAAGACGCCGTAGCCGCGGGTGATGCGGTGCAGCGCGACGGCCACGGCCCGGTTACGGTCTCCCGGAGCCTCCGGTCGCGGGCCGGCGGGCACCCCCTCGGCAGCCGGACCCACCGCGACACTCGTGGCGACCGGGGCGTAGCGCGGAAACAGACTCGCCGCGACGGCCGAGCCTCCGACGAACACGATGCCGGCGAGCACATGCACCGACAGCAGAAACCCTTCCATCGACTCCCCCTTCGCAACCTTCAGACATACTGAAGCCTAACAGATGCTTCAGTGTGCCTGAAGGTTGCGAAGGGGGACGGACCGCCCCGGGGCGCCTCGCCCGCCCGGTCAGGGCCGGGGAGGCCCCCCGAACGCGGCGCGCACCACGTCGGCGACCTGACGCTGGATCGGGTCGGCGTCCGGGCCGAACAACCGCTCGTCGACCCCGGCCACGGCCTTCATCGCCTCTCGCATGAGACTCGCGCCCTCGGGCGTGACCTCGATGGCCGAGGCGGACCCGGCGCGGGCGGTGTTGTCACGAACCAGCCCGGCGCCGGAGAGCGCCTTCACCGCCGTATGGACGCTCTGAACCGTGATCCCCGACATCCGCGCCAGGTCGCTGAACGACACACCGGGCACGCCGGCGATGTGCCCGAGCAGGCCCAGCCTGCCGACCGTCAGCCCCAGCGGCACAAGAGCGGTGCCGAGTTCGGACTCGATCCGGTGCGCCAGCGTGAGCAGCACGATGGAAGGGCTGGTCTCCGGCGGCCCCGGACGGGTGTTCTCGATAGTCACCCCGCCAGTCTTCCGGACTCGACGGCGACGCGCCGGATCAGGTCACCTCCCGGAGGTTCGGCCGGCCGTGGCCAAGGGGGCGGGCTTCGCGTCGCGGCGGTTGGCGTACACGCTCGTGAGCGTGACAGTGGCCAGGATCGCGACGATGGCCCCCAGCGAGACCGGAGTGGGAATCTCCGGGACCCAGGTCCAGACACCGTGCGCCCAGTGCAGGACGAGCTTGATCCCGATGAAGGCCAGGATGATGCCGAGGCCGTGGTTCAGGTGCCGCAGCTTCGCCAGGACGCTGCGGAGCACGAAGTAGAGTGCCCGCAGGCCCAGCAGGGCGAAGGCGTTGGTGGCGAAGACGAGGAAGGGATCCTCGGTCACGCCGTACACCGCGGGCACCGAGTCGACGGCGAAGACGATGTCGGTGGCGAAGACGGCCACGATGGCCAGCGCCAGCGGGGTCAGAGCGCGGCGGCCGCCCTCACGGACGACCAGGCGGGAGCCTCGGTAGTCGTCGGTGACCGGCATGAAACGCCGCAACAGCCGGATCGTGCGCATGGAGGAGATGTCGACCTCCTGCTCCTTCCCGCTCAGCGCGTCCTTGAGGATCTTGCCGGCGGTGACGATCAGGATCCCGCCGAACAGCAGGAACGCCCACGTACCGCTTTGCAGGACGGCCGCCCCCAGCGCGATGAAGATCGCACGCAGCACCAGTGCCCCGATGATGCCGTACAGCAGGACGCGCTGGGCCAGCGCGGTCGGGACCGCGAAGGCGGACAGCAGCAGCATGAACACGAACAGGTTGTCCACCGACAGCGACTTCTCCACCACGTAACCGGTGAAGAACTCGGTCGCCACCCCGGACCCGAAGGACAGCCATACGTAGACGCCGAAGACCAGAGGCAGGGCCAGGTAGAAGACCGACCAGCCCACCGCCTCGCGTATCCGCACCTCGTGGGGACGCCGGGTCAGCATGAAGTCCAGGGCCAGCAGTGCCACCAGAGCGGCCACGGTGATCGTCCACAGTTGCGGTGAACCGATCGTTTCAAGATTGTCCAACAACAGAGTTGCCTCAGCAGGCATGAAACCTCCTCGAACGTGCTTGGCGTTCGAGGTCTCCTTCACCCGTGCCTGCGGGCGGCCGTCCGGGGACGTTTTGAAACGTCCGTACTGACCGGATCGGCTCTTGGGAAGTACTCCCCTCGTCGTCCCAGGGTAGGCCAGCCACGGGCCGGGATACCACCCCAACCCGGTCGCGGACATTTGACGGGAGTCCGAGCCGCACGGATAGTGGAATCGAAGCGGAGGGGAGTACCCACCGTCCGACGCCCCGATCGTCATCACGGCCCCTGAGAGCAGGAGCCCGGCGGGGTGGCCCCCGTGCGAGACGGGGGTGTGGGAAGACCTTCGCCCTCAGGGTCACGTGTCCGCAGCGTGGTCGAAGGAGGGCTTGATGTCGACCGCCGTGCTTCTCGAAATTCTGCTGGGCGTCCTGCTGACGATCTCCGCGCTCGTCACCGTCGCCGTTCTGTGGCGGGGAAGGCGGCGACCCCTGTCGCCGGCCGTCCTCGAACGGCCCCTTCCTGACCGCCCGCCGCCGCCCGGCCCGAGACAGCGGGACCTGGCCGGACGACGGTGACGTCCGGCCGTCCGTTTCCGGGGGCGGGAACCGCCCGGTCTTTCATCGGTGTTCGTGTGCGATCGTGGTCGCCATGGCCCTGTTGCCCCCGTCCGACGAGCTTCGTCCCCGCATCGCCGCCAACCTGGCCGCCTTCCGGCGGCGGGGAGCCCTGCCGCTGACCGACGGCCTGCGGCACGCGGCGGTCACCGTGTGCGTGCTGGAGGACGACGAGGGCGGGCCGTACACGATCGTGATCAGGCGGGCCGCGCACGGCCGCAACGCCGGGCAGTGGGCGCTGCCCGGGGGACGGCTGGACGAGGGCGAGGACGCCCTGACGGCGGCGCTGCGGGAGTTGGACGAGGAGGTCTCGATCCGGGGCGTGGAGGTGGCCGGGCTGCTGGACGACTTCGTCACCGACTCCGGATTCGTGATCACTCCGGTGGTGGCGTTCGGCGGGCGGCAACGGCCTCGCAGGGACCCGTACGAGGTCGCCTCCATCCACCGGGTGCCGCTGGAGCGGTTCCTGGCGCCGGGGGTGCCGCGCTGGCGGATCGACGAGGAGGGACGGAGCCTGCTGCAGATGCCGCTCGGCCCCTCGATCGTGATCCACGCGCCCACCGGGGCCATCTTGTGGCAGTTCGCCGAGGTCGCTCTCAAGGGCCGTGACCTGCGGGTGGCGGGTGTGGCCCAGCCCCACTGGACACGCCGTTGACCGTGAAACGGAATAACCACCCGCAGACGTCCGTTAGAGTGATCGTGCCGATGTGGTTTGTGTCCCCCGGGCCGCAAATTACCGCCTTCACGGAATACCGTTCGGCTGGAGCCGTGTTGTGCCTCTCGCCGAGGAGGCGACCGCCACATCGGCACCAAACGTCCGCCCCGTGAGCGCCTTCGCTCACGGGGCGTCTCGTTTTTCTGAGTTCGCTTTGAAAAATCCCTAGGTTCGCCCTGGAAGAGGCCCATGGCCTTGGAGAAGCACTAAAAAGGTAGAGTCCTCGCTTGCGCGGGTGCGTACATCTAACGGCTATCGGGACACCACCCAGCGTTGTGAACCCGTCTCATGAGGAGAGCCTGTGCTCTATCGCCTGACCAAGATCTTCGGCGGCCCCGTCCTGCACCTGCTGTGGCCGACCACGGTCACCGGGGAGGAGCACGTGCCAAGGTCGGGCCCGGCCATCCTGGCCTCCAACCACCTGTCGATCGTCGACTCGACCTTCCTGCCGCTGGTGCTTCCGCGCCAGGTGCGCTTCGTCGCCAAGTCCGAGTACTTCACCGGCAACCCCGCCACCGCGATGTGGATGCGGGCCACCGGTCAGATCAGCATCGACCGGCAGAGCCCGACCGCCGCCCAGGACATGCTCGACACGGCCGCGCAGGTGCTCAAGGACGGCGAGCTGTTCGGCATCTATCCCGAGGGCACCCGCTCCCCCGACGGCCGCCTCTACCGCGGCAAGGTCGGGGTCGCCTGGCTGGCCCTCGCCACCGGCGCACCGGTGATCCCGGTGGCGATGGCCGGCACCGACAAGGTGCTGCCGATCGGCGCCTCGGTGCCCAAGCTCGGCAGGGTGAAGGTGCAGATCGGCAAGCCGCTGACGTTCACCGGCTCGGAGCGGAGCGCGCGCGACCGGCGCAGGGTGACCGACGAGATCATGGCGGCGATCGGGGCACTGTCCGGGCAGGAGTACGTGGAGTCCTATACACCAAGCCGGAATAAGGACAAATAGTCGTTTGTAGCCATATGTCGCATTGATAACGCTAAGCTGCGGCACTTCAGGCTTGGAGAACTGGGGGTGGTTCAAATGCCACGTGGCAAGACGATCGCGATCACGTCGATAACCGTTGTGCTGGTGGCAGGGGCCGCCGGCGGCGGCGCGTGGTGGTACCTGCACACCAGGGGCACCCCCCAGGAGACCGCTCAGCGGTTCGCCCAAGCGTGGCAGAAGGGCGACCTGGCCGCCATGCGCGCCGAGCTCGGCGCGGCCGACCCGGCGTTCGACAAGACATACGAGAACATGAGCAAGGCCCTCGGGGTCGAGAGCACCGCCGTACGGCTCGGCTCGGTCCGCGAGACCGGCGACGGCAAGGGGCAGGCGAGCTACACCACCACGCTGAAGCTGAAGAACATCGGCGAGTGGAGCTACTCCGGCACCATCGACCTGGCGGTCGTCGACCGCAACTGGCGGGTCACGTGGTCCCCCGCGGCCGTGCACCCCGACCTGACCGCGGGCACCGCCTTCGCCCTGAAGACCACCTGGCCGGAGCGCGCGAAGCTCACCGATGCCGAGGGCGACCGCATCGACGGCGGCGACGTGGGCGGCTCGGTCCAGCAGCTCGTCGGCTACCTGGACAAGGCCACGGCGAAAGACGTCAAGAGCCTGGGCTCCTCCTACAAGGCGGGTGACGCGATCGGCAGGGGCGGGTTGCAGCAGACCTTCCAGCGGCGCCTGGCCGGCACCCCCTCCACCGAGATCGATCTCGTCGGCGCGGACAAGAAGACCGTGAAAACCCTCGACAAGATCGAAGGGAAGAGCGGCGAGGCCCTGGAGACCACCCTGGACATGCGGGTCCAGCAGGCGGCCGCCGGCGCGGTCCGCGACCTGAAGCAGACCGCCGCCCTGGTCGCGATCAAACCCTCCTCCGGCGAGATCCTCGCGGTGGTGAACAACAAGGGCGGCTTCAACCGGGCGCTCGACGGCAACTACCCTCCCGGCTCGACCTTCAAGGCGATCACCGCCATCGGGCTGCTGGCCGGAGGGATGTCCCCCGGCGATCAGGTCACCTGCCCCAAGGACGTCAAGGTGGGCGGCCTGCCGATCCGCAACTCCCACCACGGCCAGTACGGCTCGGTGTCCCTCTCCGCCGCCTTCGCCTACTCCTGCAACACCACCTTCGCCCCGCTGACCCAGAAGCGGCTGAGCGCCGACAAGCTGACGGACACCGCGGAGCTGTTCGGTTTCAACAAACCGCTCAACATCGGCGTTCCGGCGACGAAGGGCAGCTTCCCCACGCCGCAGAGCGACGCCGAACTGGCCGCGGCGTCCTTCGGGCAGGGCCGCATCACCGCCAGCCCGCTGCTGATGGCCTCGGCCGCCGCCGCGCTGGCCGACGGCACCTGGCGCCCGCCGACCCTGGTCTCCTCCATCAAGCAGAAGACCGAACCGCAACCGCTCCCCGAGGGGATCACGTCCGAAATCGGTCAGATGATGTCCGCGGTGGTCACCATGGGAACCGCCAAGGACGCGGGCCTGCCGTCCGGCACCCGGGGCAAGACCGGCACCGCGGAGTACGGCTCGCAGGACGACCTGAAGACACACGCCTGGTTCATCGGCTACCGCGGCGATCTGGCCTTCGCGGTGATCGTCGAGGAGGGCGAGGGCGGCGGAACGGTCGCCGCCCCGGTGGCCGCCGACTTCCTGCGCGCCCTGAACTGATTCTCTCGCCGGCGCCGGGGGCTTCCGCCGATGCCGGGGAGCGCGGGGGCCACCGCGAGGATCGGGCTCACAGGGGAAGAGCGGCGGCCTCGTGGCGCAGGACCATGATGAGGAGCATGGCGATCAGTGTCGCGATCAGCAGCCAGCTGAACATGATGATGACCGTCGATCGGCGGGGGCGCCTGGCCGGCCGCTTCCCCTCCTTGTTTTTGGCATCACGCCTGCGCCGGCCGCCCTCCTTGCGCTGAACGCGCTCGTTGAACGACTCCAGCCGCGCGACCAGTCGCGGGTCCTCGTCTATCAGGTGACGCTCGATCTGCAGCAGCATCCGCTCCTCGTCCTGCGACCAGGCCATGCCGCACCTCCCGGGAAAGCAAGGCGTGTGCCGACGTTCTGCCCAATCATGAAGATCATTATCCGTTCCGAGGGTCTTGATTTACTTCTTCTTTTCGCCAACGCGATCAAAGCGGTCGATCATGCCCCGGCCGTAGGGGCGAGAAGGTGACGGAGGAGGTGTTGGGCGGTTCCCAGCGTTCTCGACGATCTAGACATTCCAGATCGCAGATCTTTTTCAGAACCTGTTTCGTACGGCTCGGCGC
It includes:
- a CDS encoding DUF3040 domain-containing protein, which encodes MAWSQDEERMLLQIERHLIDEDPRLVARLESFNERVQRKEGGRRRRDAKNKEGKRPARRPRRSTVIIMFSWLLIATLIAMLLIMVLRHEAAALPL
- a CDS encoding metallophosphoesterase family protein translates to MKVVALSDTHAPRRWRSCPPRVAEHLRDADVILHAGDVCVAGVLDELAAYAPVHVVKGNNDGPDVVAPETLELDLGGLRVAMIHDSGAAPGRPARMRRRFPGADLVVFGHSHIPLDHSENGLRIFNPGSPTDRRRQPHGTLGLLLIEDGRLLDARIVPVT
- a CDS encoding MarR family winged helix-turn-helix transcriptional regulator, producing the protein MTIENTRPGPPETSPSIVLLTLAHRIESELGTALVPLGLTVGRLGLLGHIAGVPGVSFSDLARMSGITVQSVHTAVKALSGAGLVRDNTARAGSASAIEVTPEGASLMREAMKAVAGVDERLFGPDADPIQRQVADVVRAAFGGPPRP
- a CDS encoding penicillin-binding transpeptidase domain-containing protein, giving the protein MPRGKTIAITSITVVLVAGAAGGGAWWYLHTRGTPQETAQRFAQAWQKGDLAAMRAELGAADPAFDKTYENMSKALGVESTAVRLGSVRETGDGKGQASYTTTLKLKNIGEWSYSGTIDLAVVDRNWRVTWSPAAVHPDLTAGTAFALKTTWPERAKLTDAEGDRIDGGDVGGSVQQLVGYLDKATAKDVKSLGSSYKAGDAIGRGGLQQTFQRRLAGTPSTEIDLVGADKKTVKTLDKIEGKSGEALETTLDMRVQQAAAGAVRDLKQTAALVAIKPSSGEILAVVNNKGGFNRALDGNYPPGSTFKAITAIGLLAGGMSPGDQVTCPKDVKVGGLPIRNSHHGQYGSVSLSAAFAYSCNTTFAPLTQKRLSADKLTDTAELFGFNKPLNIGVPATKGSFPTPQSDAELAAASFGQGRITASPLLMASAAAALADGTWRPPTLVSSIKQKTEPQPLPEGITSEIGQMMSAVVTMGTAKDAGLPSGTRGKTGTAEYGSQDDLKTHAWFIGYRGDLAFAVIVEEGEGGGTVAAPVAADFLRALN
- a CDS encoding NUDIX hydrolase translates to MALLPPSDELRPRIAANLAAFRRRGALPLTDGLRHAAVTVCVLEDDEGGPYTIVIRRAAHGRNAGQWALPGGRLDEGEDALTAALRELDEEVSIRGVEVAGLLDDFVTDSGFVITPVVAFGGRQRPRRDPYEVASIHRVPLERFLAPGVPRWRIDEEGRSLLQMPLGPSIVIHAPTGAILWQFAEVALKGRDLRVAGVAQPHWTRR
- a CDS encoding TerC/Alx family metal homeostasis membrane protein — its product is MPAEATLLLDNLETIGSPQLWTITVAALVALLALDFMLTRRPHEVRIREAVGWSVFYLALPLVFGVYVWLSFGSGVATEFFTGYVVEKSLSVDNLFVFMLLLSAFAVPTALAQRVLLYGIIGALVLRAIFIALGAAVLQSGTWAFLLFGGILIVTAGKILKDALSGKEQEVDISSMRTIRLLRRFMPVTDDYRGSRLVVREGGRRALTPLALAIVAVFATDIVFAVDSVPAVYGVTEDPFLVFATNAFALLGLRALYFVLRSVLAKLRHLNHGLGIILAFIGIKLVLHWAHGVWTWVPEIPTPVSLGAIVAILATVTLTSVYANRRDAKPAPLATAGRTSGR
- a CDS encoding lysophospholipid acyltransferase family protein codes for the protein MLYRLTKIFGGPVLHLLWPTTVTGEEHVPRSGPAILASNHLSIVDSTFLPLVLPRQVRFVAKSEYFTGNPATAMWMRATGQISIDRQSPTAAQDMLDTAAQVLKDGELFGIYPEGTRSPDGRLYRGKVGVAWLALATGAPVIPVAMAGTDKVLPIGASVPKLGRVKVQIGKPLTFTGSERSARDRRRVTDEIMAAIGALSGQEYVESYTPSRNKDK